The genomic interval ATAACGGATGAAAAGAACATTAACAGCTATCTGTGCTTTCTTTGTGCTGGTATACAACGTTTCAGCTGCTGCTCCGGAACAGCAACAGCAGTTTGAAAAGGCCAACCAGCTTTATAAACAGAAACAATACACTGAAGCCGCCGGTATCTATCAGCAACTGATTGACGAAGGCTATCACCAGCCGCAATTGTTCCTTAACGCCGGCAATGCCTGGTATAAAGCCAATAAAACCGGCCTGGCAATATATAACTATGAGAAAGCGCTCGGAAAGGATCCTTTCAATAAATCCGCCCAACATAACCTGTCCGTTGCCAATCAAAGGGTAGAAGGATATGTAAATGACCTCCCCCTGTTGTTCTTTCAACAGTGGTGGCTGCAGCTGCAACATTTCCATAGTCCCAATGGCTGGGCCACCGGCGCCGTTATTTTCTTCTGGGTGCTGATAGCGGGCATTATTGCTATGCTG from Chitinophaga filiformis carries:
- a CDS encoding SH3 domain-containing protein — protein: MKRTLTAICAFFVLVYNVSAAAPEQQQQFEKANQLYKQKQYTEAAGIYQQLIDEGYHQPQLFLNAGNAWYKANKTGLAIYNYEKALGKDPFNKSAQHNLSVANQRVEGYVNDLPLLFFQQWWLQLQHFHSPNGWATGAVIFFWVLIAGIIAMLIAPSVKPSLLRWGTGAASLLFFLYLTMGISTYVTANAHDEGIIMGAAVKVKAAPDQGSKDIFELHEGVKVQVTDATQEYCKILLPDGKTGWLACAEIKRL